CCCGGGGATCGCGTGGAGCGCGGGCACCCGGGCAATGAGATCCATCACCACGCTGGACACGGCGATGCACCAGATGGTCTTGAACCCGAAACCGATGCCCATCGCGATCACGGCCACGATGATCAGGAGCGCGTTGACCGCGATGTAGGTATACTGCGCCGGGAGGCCCGTGGCGTACTGGATGACGGTACAGAGACCCATCATGCCGCCGGCGGACATCCCGTTGGGAATCATGAACGCCTCCCACGCCGCGGCGAAGATGAAACACGCCAGCGTCAGGACGACATACTCCCAGAGGACACGAAGGACTTTGTTGTGGATCATTTGATGACGATGTTGATGATGCGTCCGGGCACGACCACGACCTTGACGATCTGCTGCGCACCCACCCACTTCGCCGTCTGCTCCATGCCGCGCACGGCAGCCTCCACCTCCGCGGGCGAAGCGCTCTTGGGCAGGTCGACGGTGAAACGCATCTTGCCGTTGAACTGGACCGGATAGGTCACGCTGTCCTCCACCGTGTAGGCGGCGACATATTCAGGGAAGCTGGCGCCACAGATGCTTTCGCCGTGGCCGAGCTGCGCCCACAGCTCCTCGGTGATGTGCGGAGCGAATGGGGAGAGGAGCACGCAGAGCGGCTCGAGGATCGCGCGCTTGTGGCAGTCGAGCGAGGCGAGCTCGCCCACCGCGATCATGAAGGCGCTGACGGTGGTGTTGAAGGAGAAGTTCTCGATGTCCTCCTGCTCCTTGGCGATGAGCTTGTGCAGGACCTTGAGCTCGGCGGGCGTCGGCTTGTCGTCATTGACGACCATGCCGTCGCGGCCGGCGTACAGGCGCCAGAACTTCTTCAGGAAACGCGCCACGCCGTCGATGCCCTTGGTGTCCCAGGGCTTGCTCTGCTCGAGCGGGCCGAGGAACATCTCATAGAGGCGGAGCGTGTCGGCGCCGTAGGTGTCGCAGATGACGTCGGGGTTGACGACGTTGAACATCGACTTGCTCATCTTCTCCACGGCCCAGCCGCAGATGTATTCGCCGTTCTCGAGGACGAACTCGGCGTCGGCGAACTCCGGCCGCCAGGCGCGGAAGCCCGCCAGGTCGAGGCGGTCGTTGTAGACGAGGCTGATGTCGACGTGGATCTCGGTGGTCTCGTACTGGTCCTTGAGGCCCAGGGAGACGAATTTGTTGGTCCCCACGATGCGGTACACGAAGTTGGACCGGCCCTGGATCATGCCCTGGTTGATGAGCTTGCGGAACGGTTCGTCCTCGCACACGTAGCCGAGGTCATAGAGGAACTTGTTCCAGAAGCGGGAGTAGATCAGGTGGCCGGTGGCGTGCTCGGTGCCGCCGATATACAGGTCGACATTGCGCCAGTATTCATCCGCCTCGCGGCTGACGAGCGCCTTGTCGTTGTGGGGATCCATATAGCGCAGATAGTAGGCGCTGGAGCCGGCGAAGCCCGGCATCGTGCTCTTCTCGAGCGGGTAGCCGTCATACGTCCAGTCCTTGGCGCGCGCGAGGGGCGGTTCGCCGTCGGGAGACGGCTTGAAGGAGTCGATCTCCGGCAGCTGCAGCGGCAGCGCGGAGAGCGGGAGCGGCGTGGGGATGCCGTCCTTGTAGTAGATCGGGAACGGCTCGCCCCAATAGCGCTGGCGCGAGAAGATGGCGTCGCGCAGGCGGTAGTTGGTCTTGCGGTGGCCGAGGCCGTGCGCCTCGACGTAGTCCTTGGCGGCCTCGATGGCCTGCTTGACGGTCATGCCGTTGAGGAAGCCGGAGTTGCACATGATGCCGTCCTTGGCGTCGAAGCTCTCCTCGGACACGTCGCAG
The sequence above is a segment of the Bacteroidales bacterium WCE2004 genome. Coding sequences within it:
- a CDS encoding leucyl-tRNA synthetase — translated: MDYDFKSIESKWQASWAANKTFKVSEDASKPKFYVLDMFPYPSGAGLHVGHPLGYIASDIFSRYKRLKGFNVLHPMGYDAFGLPAEQYAIQTGQHPEVTTTKNVNRYREQLDRIGFSYDWDREVRTCDPGFYKWTQWAFLQMFESWYDPAQDKARPISELIARFESTGYEDVTPAQWKAASDKEKSDILMRYRIAYQGETSVNWCEGLGTVLANDEVKDGLSVRGGFPVEQKKMTQWQLRVSAYAGRLLDSLEQLDWTDSLKEMQRNWIGRSEGTEMVFNTVCDGREMPVTIFTTRADTIYGVTFMVLAPESELVDSLTAADRKAEVAEYLKYVKKKTERERISETKTVTGVFTGSYGINPVTGEKVPIWISEYVLAGYGTGAIMAVPAHDSRDYAFAKKFDLPIIPLIEGCDVSEESFDAKDGIMCNSGFLNGMTVKQAIEAAKDYVEAHGLGHRKTNYRLRDAIFSRQRYWGEPFPIYYKDGIPTPLPLSALPLQLPEIDSFKPSPDGEPPLARAKDWTYDGYPLEKSTMPGFAGSSAYYLRYMDPHNDKALVSREADEYWRNVDLYIGGTEHATGHLIYSRFWNKFLYDLGYVCEDEPFRKLINQGMIQGRSNFVYRIVGTNKFVSLGLKDQYETTEIHVDISLVYNDRLDLAGFRAWRPEFADAEFVLENGEYICGWAVEKMSKSMFNVVNPDVICDTYGADTLRLYEMFLGPLEQSKPWDTKGIDGVARFLKKFWRLYAGRDGMVVNDDKPTPAELKVLHKLIAKEQEDIENFSFNTTVSAFMIAVGELASLDCHKRAILEPLCVLLSPFAPHITEELWAQLGHGESICGASFPEYVAAYTVEDSVTYPVQFNGKMRFTVDLPKSASPAEVEAAVRGMEQTAKWVGAQQIVKVVVVPGRIINIVIK